A stretch of the Tolypothrix sp. NIES-4075 genome encodes the following:
- a CDS encoding M56 family metallopeptidase: MHLIMILTALTVAWCLRSSQTNFQGSWSVRWRRSLFLFLFPPLLIFMTAIAVLCMGPQGNMGGMYTGWFSYVLTLIFIAIVDILCIKLAFGGWQSVKSVRNCPLVNLEGKQMRLLNTEALFAGQIGFWRSELVISQGLLANLSPEHLESVFAHEQGHYHYKDTFWFFWLGWVRCCTAWLPNTDALWQELLILRELRADAYAASRVDPLLLAESLLLVVSTTPVSSEIFCAALGCDRLEQRIEALLAQPEPTPKLNFQFWNGFLLAFLPLVTVIFHN, from the coding sequence GTCGCTTGGTGCTTAAGATCCTCTCAAACTAACTTTCAAGGTAGTTGGAGTGTGCGCTGGCGGCGATCGCTATTTTTATTTCTCTTCCCGCCCTTGTTAATTTTTATGACAGCGATCGCCGTTTTGTGCATGGGACCTCAAGGCAATATGGGCGGGATGTACACCGGCTGGTTTAGTTATGTCTTAACGTTAATTTTTATTGCAATTGTTGACATTTTGTGCATAAAACTTGCCTTCGGTGGTTGGCAATCTGTGAAATCTGTCCGCAACTGTCCCTTAGTTAATCTTGAGGGTAAACAAATGCGGCTACTCAACACCGAAGCGCTGTTTGCCGGTCAAATCGGTTTTTGGCGATCGGAATTAGTAATTAGCCAAGGACTATTGGCAAATCTTTCACCAGAGCATTTAGAAAGTGTCTTCGCACACGAGCAAGGACATTACCATTACAAAGATACATTCTGGTTTTTTTGGCTGGGTTGGGTGCGTTGCTGCACCGCTTGGTTGCCAAATACAGATGCTTTGTGGCAAGAACTGTTAATTTTGCGCGAACTACGTGCGGATGCTTACGCAGCATCACGAGTAGATCCGTTATTGTTAGCAGAATCGCTGTTGTTGGTAGTGAGTACAACTCCTGTATCTTCAGAAATTTTCTGTGCTGCATTAGGATGCGATCGCCTAGAACAGAGAATAGAAGCTTTGTTAGCACAACCAGAACCGACTCCAAAACTTAACTTCCAATTTTGGAATGGCTTTTTGTTGGCGTTTTTGCCTTTAGTAACTGTGATATTTCACAATTGA
- a CDS encoding aminotransferase class V-fold PLP-dependent enzyme gives MKDERINFKLQSSSFQQLWLLDSSVTFLNHGSFGACPKAVLSAQQRLREQLENEPLRFFGREWEGLLDDARSKLAEFVGADAENLVFVPNATTGVNSVLRSLIFHPEDEILTTNHEYNACRNALDFIASRTGARVVVAKIPFPLESPQQILDAVIERVSPKTRLALLDHVTSQTGLIFPIQELVKQLQERGVDTLVDGAHAPGMLALNLSEIGATYYTGNCHKWLCAPKSAAFLYVQPDKQPEIRPLTISHGANSPRTDKSRFQLEFDWMGTNDPTAYMCVPEAIAFMGSLLSGGWDELRQRNHQLALQARQLLCEALNVSMLCPDEMIGSMAVVPMPEVLESRSFMSLRDELFDRFGIQVQVVPWQEKPKLLVRVSAQIYNTLEQYEYLAKALKELCC, from the coding sequence ATGAAGGATGAAAGAATAAATTTCAAACTTCAATCCTCAAGCTTTCAGCAGTTATGGTTGCTTGACTCATCGGTAACGTTTCTCAATCATGGTTCGTTTGGCGCTTGTCCTAAGGCTGTGCTGTCAGCACAACAACGATTGCGCGAGCAGCTAGAAAATGAACCTTTGCGCTTTTTTGGCAGGGAGTGGGAAGGATTGCTGGATGATGCGAGGAGTAAACTGGCGGAGTTTGTGGGTGCAGATGCCGAAAATTTGGTATTTGTTCCAAATGCCACGACTGGTGTAAATTCGGTGTTGCGATCGCTTATCTTTCATCCTGAAGATGAAATTCTCACAACTAACCACGAGTACAACGCTTGCCGTAATGCTTTAGATTTTATCGCTAGTCGCACTGGGGCGCGGGTGGTGGTGGCAAAAATTCCCTTTCCTTTAGAATCGCCACAACAAATTTTAGACGCGGTAATTGAGCGGGTTTCGCCAAAAACACGATTAGCACTTTTGGATCACGTTACCAGCCAGACTGGGTTAATTTTTCCCATTCAGGAGTTGGTGAAACAGTTGCAAGAGCGCGGTGTGGATACGCTTGTAGATGGTGCCCACGCGCCGGGAATGCTTGCTTTAAATTTATCAGAAATTGGGGCGACTTATTACACTGGGAATTGTCATAAATGGCTGTGTGCGCCGAAAAGTGCGGCGTTTTTGTATGTACAACCAGATAAACAGCCAGAAATTCGTCCGCTGACAATTAGCCACGGTGCAAACTCACCACGAACCGATAAATCACGCTTTCAGTTGGAGTTTGATTGGATGGGTACGAACGATCCTACCGCTTATATGTGCGTACCGGAAGCGATCGCTTTTATGGGTTCTCTGTTATCTGGTGGGTGGGATGAATTAAGACAGCGAAATCATCAGCTAGCATTGCAGGCAAGACAGCTACTTTGTGAAGCGTTGAACGTGTCGATGCTCTGTCCAGATGAGATGATTGGTTCTATGGCGGTTGTTCCGATGCCAGAAGTGTTGGAAAGTCGCAGTTTTATGTCTTTGCGCGATGAATTATTTGATAGATTTGGGATTCAAGTGCAGGTGGTTCCCTGGCAGGAAAAACCGAAGTTACTGGTAAGGGTTTCGGCGCAAATTTACAATACCCTGGAACAGTATGAATATTTGGCAAAGGCATTGAAAGAACTATGCTGCTAA
- a CDS encoding NYN domain-containing protein has protein sequence MPPSLLPAVLLVDGYNIIGAWHCLKKTRDHAGLEAARGELIEALISYTAFQGYETQIVFDAQYQNSSSNKEVITELLSVHYTDFGQTADTYIEKTCASLRSSLAQSLISRVIVATSDRAQQLMILGYGAEWMSAQKLCWEVEATVCRSRQKYQTRKQPKTRFLANSIDPKARERLAELRMGTN, from the coding sequence ATGCCCCCCTCCTTACTTCCAGCCGTTTTGTTAGTGGACGGCTACAATATAATTGGCGCTTGGCATTGCCTGAAAAAAACCCGTGACCATGCTGGATTAGAGGCAGCACGCGGTGAATTGATTGAAGCTTTAATCAGTTACACCGCTTTTCAGGGTTATGAGACTCAAATCGTGTTTGATGCTCAATATCAAAATTCCTCTAGCAATAAAGAAGTTATTACAGAGCTTTTATCAGTTCATTACACTGATTTTGGACAGACTGCTGACACGTACATCGAAAAAACCTGTGCGTCTTTGCGCTCTTCATTAGCACAGTCTCTAATTTCTCGCGTAATTGTTGCCACTTCAGACCGGGCACAACAGCTGATGATACTAGGTTATGGTGCTGAATGGATGTCCGCTCAAAAACTATGTTGGGAAGTGGAAGCCACCGTGTGTCGATCGCGGCAAAAATATCAAACAAGAAAACAACCTAAAACTAGATTTCTCGCAAATTCCATTGACCCCAAAGCACGAGAACGTCTGGCGGAATTGCGAATGGGAACAAACTAA
- a CDS encoding ABC transporter ATP-binding protein, with amino-acid sequence MAELGIEVKDLNFSWTNGEKVIKSCSLEVPLGEFWMLLGTNGSGKSTLLRLLAGLLAPQSGEIRILHPVGFVFQNPDHQLVMPTVGADVAFGLVEEKLQPKVVRARVEEALGAVNLLSLQRRPIYALSGGQKQRVAIAGAIARHCEVLLLDEPTALLDPDSQLDLVAQVRRLVKSRNMTALWVTHRLDELNYCDGAFLLEKGSLVDKGEASRLKQRLMEEHNEAS; translated from the coding sequence ATGGCGGAACTGGGCATTGAGGTAAAGGATTTAAATTTCAGTTGGACTAATGGAGAGAAAGTTATCAAATCTTGCTCTCTAGAAGTACCTCTTGGTGAATTTTGGATGCTTTTGGGTACTAATGGCAGTGGCAAATCAACTTTGCTCAGATTACTTGCGGGATTATTAGCACCTCAGTCTGGCGAAATTCGGATTTTGCATCCGGTTGGCTTTGTCTTCCAAAATCCAGATCATCAATTGGTGATGCCAACTGTTGGTGCTGATGTGGCTTTTGGACTGGTGGAAGAAAAATTGCAGCCAAAGGTAGTCAGAGCAAGGGTTGAGGAGGCGTTAGGGGCGGTGAATTTGCTTTCACTGCAACGACGCCCCATTTATGCTTTGAGTGGTGGACAGAAGCAGCGAGTGGCAATTGCTGGTGCGATCGCTCGTCACTGTGAGGTCTTACTATTAGATGAACCAACTGCTTTACTCGATCCAGATAGCCAACTGGACTTGGTAGCTCAAGTACGCCGTTTAGTCAAAAGTCGCAATATGACGGCTCTTTGGGTAACGCATCGCCTAGATGAGTTAAATTACTGTGATGGCGCTTTCTTGCTAGAAAAAGGCTCTCTAGTGGATAAAGGTGAAGCTTCACGCCTAAAACAACGTTTGATGGAAGAACACAACGAAGCCTCTTAA
- a CDS encoding ferritin-like domain-containing protein produces the protein MKTLFSLAGQLVASLGLAATWGRMLILSLLVLSLLTIPATPASAQEATLTPKEVVEYALTLEKLEADMYSRAFIAIKSGGLMSLPEPAKKAIKSYGQDEGMHVTDLSAVLKSLGGDPDAIAIPKNPNYDAILNRDPFNNPEDFLLALQYVEDTGVAAYKGQVQNLLAAGDAGKVVLAGALEIHTIEARHAAGVRYLRQTYYGADVRPWVRDASEVLFNKNREGSNSPIPFSNEAFDGFATRDEVIALVGPILTEK, from the coding sequence ATGAAAACCCTTTTCTCGCTAGCAGGGCAATTAGTTGCCAGCCTCGGTTTGGCAGCAACTTGGGGTAGAATGCTGATTTTGTCTTTACTTGTTCTATCTTTGCTCACAATCCCAGCAACACCAGCTTCTGCTCAAGAAGCAACGCTTACACCCAAGGAAGTTGTGGAATACGCTTTGACCTTGGAAAAACTGGAAGCTGATATGTATAGCCGTGCGTTTATTGCAATCAAGAGCGGTGGATTGATGAGTCTCCCAGAGCCTGCTAAAAAGGCAATCAAGTCCTATGGACAGGATGAGGGTATGCACGTTACGGATCTATCGGCTGTATTAAAATCTCTGGGAGGTGATCCAGATGCGATCGCTATCCCCAAGAACCCCAACTACGATGCTATACTCAATCGCGACCCATTTAATAATCCTGAAGATTTTCTTCTCGCATTACAGTATGTTGAAGATACGGGGGTAGCAGCTTATAAAGGACAGGTGCAGAACTTGCTTGCCGCCGGTGATGCTGGTAAAGTTGTCTTAGCTGGAGCTTTGGAAATCCACACTATAGAAGCTCGACATGCTGCTGGTGTTCGCTATCTAAGGCAAACTTATTATGGTGCAGATGTGCGACCTTGGGTTAGAGATGCTAGTGAAGTCCTCTTCAACAAGAATCGGGAAGGATCTAATTCCCCAATTCCCTTTAGTAATGAAGCTTTTGATGGGTTTGCCACAAGAGACGAGGTAATAGCGCTGGTGGGTCCCATCCTGACAGAGAAGTAA
- a CDS encoding ferritin-like domain-containing protein, with product MKKNLSFTSRRSLLKWGLLSVGTAALTTLPEIVTAQTNEYGKTLTFNADDIGILNFALLLEELEAAFYLLVLKSGKITDPKEYDYIKAIGSHEATHVKFLREVLGKNATFKTKNLKFNKAGLDAVLTDRDTILNTAVALEDTGVHAYNGAGTSLKDPTYLLAAGSIVSIEARHTAGVRALLKRPTTEPDSDRAVNDADLVPELNPFKGRAYDELYTPKQIIAIVGSLNILKNPINGALVA from the coding sequence ATGAAAAAGAATTTATCTTTCACCTCGCGACGTAGCTTGTTGAAATGGGGTCTTTTAAGTGTTGGTACGGCAGCTTTAACCACTCTACCTGAGATAGTAACTGCACAGACTAATGAATATGGCAAAACTCTGACATTTAATGCTGATGATATTGGTATCCTCAACTTTGCTTTGTTATTGGAAGAACTAGAAGCAGCATTTTATTTACTTGTGCTTAAGTCTGGCAAAATTACAGATCCTAAAGAGTATGACTATATTAAAGCCATAGGTTCTCATGAAGCCACGCACGTCAAATTTCTGCGGGAAGTTTTAGGTAAAAATGCTACTTTTAAGACAAAAAATCTCAAATTTAACAAAGCTGGGTTAGATGCTGTCCTGACAGACCGCGATACCATCTTGAATACGGCTGTAGCTTTGGAAGATACGGGTGTTCACGCTTACAATGGCGCGGGAACAAGCTTGAAAGACCCCACATACTTGCTGGCAGCTGGCTCTATTGTATCTATTGAAGCACGTCACACTGCTGGAGTACGTGCGCTGCTGAAGCGACCTACCACAGAGCCAGATAGCGATCGCGCAGTGAACGATGCTGACCTAGTTCCTGAACTCAATCCATTTAAGGGACGTGCCTACGATGAGCTATACACGCCCAAACAGATTATAGCAATTGTCGGCTCTTTGAATATATTGAAAAATCCAATCAACGGCGCACTTGTCGCTTAA
- a CDS encoding DVUA0089 family protein encodes MKFAWKTVIFALIAVLIPTQVKAVTFTQTKEAGETLTTAQVIPSGSLSLDSISGTISQTNPANLFQIYLTGGKTFSATTKINPGSLADPQLFLFDSNGKGIYANDDESSNTKQATLPKGEFSPSNAGIYYLGISGFDYDPVGSKGKIFSDFPDVDFQTVLKPSGTGDGFQLEEFDGLILDSGSYNITLTGVQTAGAKAIPEASSGLGLLAFGVLSTGAIASRRRQRGRSINGIS; translated from the coding sequence ATGAAATTTGCATGGAAAACAGTCATATTTGCACTTATCGCTGTGCTGATACCAACTCAGGTAAAAGCTGTTACTTTTACGCAAACTAAAGAAGCTGGTGAGACTCTTACTACAGCTCAAGTTATTCCATCGGGATCACTCTCGTTGGATTCAATCTCTGGGACAATCTCCCAAACGAATCCTGCTAACTTATTTCAAATCTACCTAACTGGCGGAAAGACATTCTCAGCTACGACTAAAATCAATCCAGGCAGTCTTGCCGATCCACAGTTATTTCTATTCGATTCAAACGGCAAAGGCATTTACGCAAACGACGACGAGAGTTCTAATACAAAACAAGCTACTTTGCCCAAAGGTGAGTTTTCCCCCAGTAACGCTGGTATTTATTACTTAGGGATTTCTGGTTTTGACTACGATCCTGTTGGTAGTAAAGGTAAAATTTTCTCAGATTTCCCCGATGTTGATTTTCAAACAGTTTTGAAACCATCTGGTACTGGTGATGGATTTCAACTTGAGGAGTTTGACGGCTTGATATTGGACAGTGGTAGTTATAATATCACCCTCACGGGCGTTCAAACTGCTGGTGCGAAAGCAATCCCGGAAGCATCTTCTGGACTAGGTTTATTAGCTTTTGGTGTTTTGAGTACAGGTGCTATTGCCTCGCGTAGAAGACAGCGGGGTAGAAGTATAAACGGTATTTCCTAA
- a CDS encoding ATP-binding protein, with the protein MTSLLERLSAERNRRFVGRGRELELFDRAIASRELPFHILHVFGPGGVGKTTLMQQFLRFCEQSKISTIYVEGRNLEAAPESFVSTLRSLMGLNESDSPLHVLAQRQERNVILIDTYEAISQLDEWLREGFLPHLSVNTLIVIAGRNPPSSAWCSDPGWQALMHTLSLRNLTPEESQTYLTTRDIPTTQHQAILEFTHGHPLALSLVAEVFAQEKEISFQAESAPNVVKTLLSRFIKEVPTPAHRMALEACAVIRLTTEAALNQILAVPENTLAGEAHSLEKILDVHDLFEWLRGLSFIESGQLGLFPHDLAREVLIADLRWRNSQLYTELHHRARQYYTKRLGQTQGQEKHRVLLDYIFLHRDNSAIRSCFTWGEQSSLLTDRLRETDKTALLGMVAQYEGEESAKIAARWLKRQPQNIVVFRDLHSELAGFAMMVALHTATVEDLSADPGALASWQYLQTHAPLRKNEGATIFRFWMARDTYQAVSPTQSLIFINFVQYFQNTPGLAYTFLPCAEADSWTAMLNYFDLTRLRETDFTVGGRRYGVYGHDWRIVSPAAWKEILARKEVTTARESVDNIPADEPLLVLSQPEFVEAVQNALRNFSCPDGLQNNPLMRSRSVQEVFWRLVSEQVATKASMSESALDTQLTQKPSSGHLRDACSGQSQRINVLQNLVKQAVESLQSSPRDEKLYRAVYRTYLNPAPTQEQAAELLDLPFSTYRRHLKAGVTRVTDILWQREIS; encoded by the coding sequence ATGACATCTCTATTAGAGCGACTAAGTGCAGAACGAAATCGCAGATTTGTAGGACGTGGACGGGAACTGGAGCTATTTGATCGTGCGATCGCATCAAGAGAATTACCCTTTCACATTTTGCACGTCTTTGGTCCTGGCGGTGTGGGCAAGACAACCCTCATGCAGCAGTTTTTGCGATTTTGCGAACAGTCAAAAATATCAACTATCTACGTAGAAGGACGTAATCTAGAAGCAGCGCCAGAATCTTTTGTTAGCACATTGCGATCGTTGATGGGATTGAATGAATCAGATTCACCTTTGCATGTGCTAGCCCAAAGACAAGAACGTAATGTAATTTTAATTGATACCTATGAAGCTATTAGCCAGCTAGATGAATGGTTGCGGGAAGGATTCTTACCCCATTTGTCTGTTAATACCTTAATTGTGATTGCTGGACGCAATCCCCCCTCATCTGCTTGGTGTAGCGATCCAGGTTGGCAAGCTTTGATGCACACCTTGTCCCTACGCAACCTTACCCCAGAAGAAAGTCAAACTTATCTCACCACACGAGATATTCCCACCACACAACACCAGGCGATTCTAGAATTTACCCACGGACATCCTCTAGCATTATCTTTGGTTGCTGAGGTGTTTGCTCAGGAAAAAGAAATCTCTTTTCAAGCAGAATCTGCTCCCAATGTTGTTAAAACACTGTTGTCAAGATTCATAAAAGAAGTACCAACGCCCGCACACCGTATGGCTTTAGAAGCTTGTGCGGTGATCCGGCTGACTACCGAAGCCGCACTAAATCAAATATTGGCTGTGCCTGAAAATACTTTGGCTGGTGAGGCTCACTCTTTAGAGAAAATACTTGATGTTCACGATTTATTTGAGTGGTTGCGCGGACTGTCGTTTATCGAATCAGGGCAATTGGGTTTATTTCCCCACGATTTAGCACGCGAAGTTTTAATTGCTGACTTGCGTTGGCGTAATTCGCAATTGTACACTGAATTACACCACCGAGCGCGTCAATACTATACTAAACGACTAGGACAAACCCAAGGGCAAGAAAAGCATCGAGTACTGCTTGATTATATTTTTTTGCATCGGGATAACTCGGCTATTCGATCCTGTTTCACCTGGGGTGAGCAAAGTAGTTTATTGACAGACCGACTACGGGAAACTGACAAAACTGCACTGCTGGGGATGGTGGCACAATACGAAGGCGAAGAATCAGCAAAAATAGCAGCTCGCTGGTTGAAGCGCCAACCGCAGAATATAGTAGTATTTCGTGACTTGCACTCCGAACTTGCGGGATTTGCAATGATGGTGGCATTGCACACAGCAACTGTTGAAGATTTAAGTGCAGATCCGGGCGCTCTTGCATCTTGGCAATATCTCCAAACCCATGCACCATTACGCAAGAACGAAGGCGCAACTATTTTCCGCTTCTGGATGGCGCGGGACACCTATCAAGCTGTTTCCCCCACCCAAAGTCTAATTTTCATTAATTTTGTGCAGTATTTTCAGAACACACCTGGGTTAGCATACACCTTTCTACCTTGTGCCGAAGCAGATAGTTGGACAGCAATGTTAAACTACTTCGACTTAACACGACTTAGAGAAACTGATTTTACAGTTGGGGGAAGACGCTATGGTGTTTATGGGCATGACTGGCGAATTGTGTCACCTGCCGCATGGAAGGAAATTTTGGCACGAAAAGAGGTTACAACTGCCAGAGAATCTGTAGACAATATTCCAGCCGATGAACCTCTGTTAGTTCTTAGTCAGCCAGAATTTGTGGAGGCGGTGCAGAATGCGTTACGTAACTTCAGTTGTCCTGATGGATTACAGAATAATCCATTAATGCGATCGCGAAGCGTACAGGAAGTGTTCTGGCGCTTAGTGTCAGAACAAGTTGCCACAAAAGCAAGTATGAGCGAGAGTGCTTTGGACACGCAACTCACACAGAAGCCGTCCTCTGGGCATTTACGCGATGCCTGCTCTGGGCAAAGCCAACGCATTAACGTTTTACAAAATCTGGTGAAACAAGCAGTTGAATCCTTACAATCATCCCCGCGTGATGAAAAACTCTACCGCGCTGTTTATCGAACTTATTTAAATCCCGCCCCCACGCAAGAACAAGCAGCTGAGTTATTAGATTTGCCTTTCAGTACTTATCGCCGTCATCTGAAAGCTGGAGTGACGAGAGTTACAGATATTTTATGGCAAAGAGAAATTAGCTAA
- the psbD gene encoding photosystem II D2 protein (photosystem q(a) protein), with amino-acid sequence MTIAVGRAPSRGWFDVLDDWLKRDRFVFVGWSGILLFPTAFLALGGWLTGTTFVTSWYTHGLASSYLEGCNFLTVAVSTPANSLGHSLLLLWGPEAQGDFTRWCQLGGLWTFVALHGAFALIGFMLRQFEIARLVGIRPYNALAFSAPIAVFVSVFLMYPLGQSSWFFAPSFGVAAIFRFILFVQGFHNFTLNPFHMMGVAGVLGGALLCAIHGATVENTLFEDGDGANTFRAFNPTQSEETYSMVTANRFWSQIFGIAFSNKRWLHFFMLFVPVTGLWMAAIGIVGLALNLRAYDFVSQELRAAEDPEFETFYTKNILLNEGIRAWMAPQDQPHEQFVFPEEVLPRGNAL; translated from the coding sequence ATGACCATCGCAGTAGGACGCGCCCCCAGTAGAGGGTGGTTTGACGTACTAGACGACTGGTTGAAGCGCGATCGCTTCGTGTTCGTAGGTTGGTCAGGGATATTATTATTCCCAACGGCCTTCCTGGCACTAGGCGGTTGGCTCACCGGTACAACATTCGTCACGAGTTGGTACACCCACGGATTAGCCTCATCATACCTGGAAGGCTGTAACTTCTTGACAGTAGCAGTATCGACTCCAGCAAACAGCTTGGGACACTCTTTATTGTTACTGTGGGGACCAGAAGCACAAGGCGACTTTACCCGTTGGTGTCAATTGGGTGGATTGTGGACATTTGTAGCATTACACGGAGCCTTTGCTTTAATTGGCTTCATGTTGCGGCAATTTGAAATCGCTCGTTTGGTAGGGATTCGTCCTTACAACGCGCTGGCGTTTTCTGCTCCCATCGCTGTATTCGTCAGCGTATTTTTGATGTACCCCTTGGGACAATCTAGCTGGTTCTTTGCACCCAGCTTCGGCGTAGCGGCAATTTTCCGCTTCATCTTGTTTGTTCAAGGCTTCCATAACTTTACCCTCAACCCGTTCCACATGATGGGCGTAGCAGGTGTATTGGGTGGTGCATTACTTTGCGCGATTCACGGTGCAACAGTCGAAAATACATTGTTTGAAGATGGTGACGGTGCAAACACCTTCCGTGCCTTCAACCCAACTCAATCAGAAGAAACCTACTCAATGGTGACAGCAAACCGTTTCTGGTCACAGATATTCGGGATTGCTTTCTCCAACAAGCGTTGGCTGCACTTCTTCATGTTGTTTGTCCCGGTAACAGGCTTGTGGATGGCAGCAATTGGAATTGTTGGTTTGGCGCTGAACCTGCGGGCTTATGACTTCGTATCGCAAGAATTGCGTGCGGCAGAAGACCCAGAGTTTGAAACATTCTATACCAAAAACATTTTGCTGAACGAGGGTATCCGCGCTTGGATGGCTCCTCAAGATCAGCCTCACGAACAATTTGTATTCCCTGAAGAAGTATTACCACGTGGTAACGCTCTGTAA
- a CDS encoding iron uptake porin codes for MSNILWKSLVVSPAVLGATLLVSATAIAAPTTTTQKAIQTEALQTEKSEAASTEAFLADKLEVLPTVDKLEASKNTSKGIVFPTATEVAQKADVAQVQKSTVFSTSTATTVAKKPQVLAQVEQTQEQTQVNTLDQVNKYSNEGKNGNSQAQVTSVSQFSDVQPTDWAFQALQSLVERYGCIAGYPNGTYRGNRALTRYEFAAGLNACLDRVNELIATATADLVTKEDLATLQRLQEEFSAELATLRGRVDALEARTAELESNQFSTTTKLVGEAIFALSDVFGDTAGDINNTVFQERVRLDLQTSFTGRDLLHTRLATGNAGQFNLGTGGIDTNGNGQIDPSERSAEGFQTFNLTGRGQNDNGVNLDWLAYYVPIGPARLYVAATGGIHSDYASTVNPYFEDYDGGNGALTTFASENPIFRIGGGAGAALNFNFGKGGGILKPSGLTIGYLGSEPNNPGIGQGIFNGNYAALGQLNFNLGDRIALAGTYVHGYHGAGTTLFDAGGFQGQDATGRNLPVVGTSQANAMSATNASSSNSYGLSAAIRPSDKLSISGFVAYSDVTGFGSNDDREVWTYGAGIALPDFGKKGNVLGIFGGAEPYSFTRATRGSRDIPYHVEGFYKYRVSDNVSITPGVIWLTSPGQNSDNDDAFIGTLRTTFTF; via the coding sequence ATGTCTAATATATTGTGGAAATCCTTGGTGGTTAGTCCAGCGGTATTAGGAGCAACGTTGTTAGTTTCAGCAACAGCGATCGCAGCTCCAACTACAACCACCCAGAAGGCTATTCAGACAGAAGCATTACAAACTGAAAAATCAGAAGCAGCTTCAACAGAAGCATTCCTTGCTGACAAACTAGAAGTTCTACCAACAGTAGATAAACTAGAAGCTTCAAAAAATACTTCTAAAGGTATAGTATTCCCAACCGCTACAGAAGTTGCCCAAAAGGCAGATGTAGCTCAAGTACAAAAGAGTACAGTATTTTCAACATCTACCGCCACTACAGTTGCTAAAAAGCCACAAGTATTGGCTCAAGTAGAACAAACTCAAGAACAAACTCAAGTTAATACTTTAGATCAAGTTAACAAATACAGCAACGAAGGCAAGAACGGTAATTCTCAAGCGCAAGTAACATCGGTTTCCCAGTTTTCCGACGTACAACCAACAGACTGGGCATTCCAAGCGTTACAGTCCTTGGTTGAGCGTTACGGTTGTATCGCAGGTTATCCAAATGGAACCTATCGTGGGAACCGTGCTTTAACCCGTTATGAATTTGCTGCTGGTTTAAACGCTTGTTTAGATCGCGTTAACGAATTGATCGCCACAGCCACCGCTGACTTGGTGACAAAAGAAGATTTGGCGACCTTACAGCGTTTGCAAGAAGAATTTTCCGCAGAACTAGCAACCCTACGCGGACGTGTAGATGCGTTAGAAGCCCGGACTGCTGAATTAGAGTCAAATCAATTCTCTACAACCACCAAATTAGTGGGTGAAGCGATATTTGCTCTTTCTGATGTTTTCGGTGATACCGCTGGTGACATAAATAACACCGTCTTCCAAGAAAGAGTACGTTTAGACTTGCAAACCAGCTTCACAGGTAGAGACCTTTTACACACCCGTCTCGCAACTGGTAATGCTGGACAATTTAATCTAGGTACTGGTGGTATAGACACTAATGGAAACGGACAGATAGACCCCTCAGAGCGTAGTGCTGAAGGTTTTCAAACCTTTAACCTTACCGGGAGAGGACAAAACGACAATGGTGTAAACCTAGATTGGTTAGCGTACTACGTTCCCATTGGACCTGCGAGACTTTACGTCGCAGCTACCGGAGGTATTCATAGCGACTATGCATCCACTGTCAACCCTTACTTTGAGGACTATGACGGGGGTAACGGAGCTCTAACTACATTTGCTTCGGAAAACCCCATCTTCCGGATTGGTGGTGGTGCAGGTGCAGCGTTAAACTTCAACTTTGGTAAAGGCGGCGGTATCCTGAAACCAAGTGGACTAACTATAGGTTACTTGGGATCGGAACCGAATAATCCTGGCATAGGTCAAGGTATATTCAATGGCAATTATGCTGCTCTAGGACAATTGAACTTTAACTTGGGCGATCGCATAGCATTAGCTGGAACTTATGTCCACGGTTATCATGGTGCTGGTACTACTTTATTTGATGCGGGCGGATTTCAAGGACAAGATGCTACAGGACGAAACCTTCCTGTAGTAGGTACTTCACAAGCCAACGCTATGAGCGCTACAAACGCATCCTCCAGTAACTCCTACGGTCTGTCAGCTGCCATTAGACCAAGTGACAAACTGTCTATTAGTGGTTTTGTGGCTTACTCAGATGTAACAGGCTTCGGTTCAAATGACGATCGTGAAGTTTGGACTTACGGAGCTGGCATAGCCCTACCTGATTTTGGTAAGAAGGGCAACGTTTTGGGTATCTTCGGTGGTGCTGAACCTTATTCTTTCACTCGTGCTACTCGTGGTTCTAGAGATATTCCCTATCACGTCGAAGGTTTCTACAAGTATCGCGTTTCGGATAACGTCTCCATCACCCCTGGTGTGATTTGGTTGACCTCTCCTGGTCAAAATAGCGATAACGACGATGCGTTTATTGGTACGCTCAGAACAACATTCACTTTCTAG